Proteins encoded within one genomic window of Candidatus Berkiella cookevillensis:
- the glpD gene encoding glycerol-3-phosphate dehydrogenase, with protein MIYDIAIIGGGINGVGTALEAVSRGLSVILCEQDDLASGTSSKSSKLIHGGLRYLEHSAFGLVKESLQEREVLLHTAGHMVEPIPFIIPYEKGLRSDWLIRLGLYCYDFLNINSQLKKSKTLHFDDSNEVSQNMNPIKRSIKKAFQYSDCTVDDARLVILVAKLASQLGAKIMTRSKCVDIQCDGNQNWNLYIRNMRDPSCPLTSIKAKVLVNASGPWIKDTLDKIIKLPSNYQVKKVKGSHIIVPKLYEQKQAYLLQHRDGRVVFTIPYLKQYTIIGTTDIAFEDEPQTANITTEEIEYLCKVVNQYFHHPLKEKQIIATWAGVRALWDNGSVNPSQISRDCKIDTQLNSIQHPPLINIYGGKLTTYRSLSEKLINQLATFFPQLKKSCSKELILPGSMPYNTFDNFFASAQKLYGFVPTTILLRLARNYGYNINIILKDYQQFTDLGEDFGHGLTQKEVEFLIQNEWAETCEDILWRRTKLGLIYNNVQIKHLDEWLKAHKII; from the coding sequence TTGATATACGACATCGCCATCATCGGTGGTGGCATTAATGGCGTTGGCACGGCATTAGAAGCGGTGAGTCGTGGTCTCAGCGTTATACTGTGCGAGCAAGATGATCTTGCCAGTGGCACCTCCTCTAAAAGTTCAAAATTAATCCATGGTGGACTGCGTTATCTAGAGCATTCTGCTTTTGGTTTGGTTAAAGAATCTCTACAAGAAAGAGAAGTTTTGCTTCACACCGCTGGCCATATGGTAGAGCCAATTCCTTTTATTATTCCTTATGAAAAAGGCCTTCGCTCTGATTGGCTCATTCGATTAGGACTCTATTGTTATGATTTTTTGAATATTAACAGTCAGCTTAAAAAATCTAAAACACTGCATTTTGATGATTCAAATGAAGTGTCTCAAAATATGAATCCCATTAAGCGCTCTATTAAAAAAGCCTTCCAATACTCAGATTGTACCGTAGATGATGCCAGGCTGGTTATTTTGGTTGCCAAACTTGCATCACAATTGGGTGCAAAGATCATGACAAGAAGTAAATGTGTAGATATACAATGCGATGGCAATCAAAATTGGAATCTCTACATTAGAAATATGCGTGATCCCTCTTGTCCACTTACAAGTATCAAGGCCAAAGTGCTTGTCAATGCATCTGGACCTTGGATCAAGGACACTCTAGATAAAATTATTAAACTACCTAGCAACTATCAAGTAAAGAAAGTAAAAGGCAGCCATATTATTGTTCCTAAGCTGTATGAACAAAAACAAGCTTACTTATTACAACATCGCGATGGACGCGTTGTATTTACCATCCCCTATTTAAAGCAATATACAATTATCGGCACAACAGATATCGCTTTTGAGGATGAACCACAAACCGCTAATATTACAACTGAAGAAATTGAATATTTATGCAAAGTGGTAAATCAATATTTTCATCATCCCTTAAAAGAAAAACAAATCATTGCAACTTGGGCAGGTGTCAGAGCATTATGGGATAATGGATCCGTTAATCCTTCACAAATATCAAGAGATTGTAAAATTGATACTCAACTCAATTCGATTCAACATCCACCACTTATTAATATATATGGCGGTAAATTAACAACCTATCGAAGCTTAAGTGAAAAACTGATCAATCAATTAGCAACATTCTTTCCGCAGCTTAAAAAAAGCTGTAGCAAAGAACTTATTTTACCAGGCAGCATGCCTTACAATACCTTTGATAATTTCTTTGCATCCGCTCAAAAGCTGTATGGCTTTGTACCGACAACAATACTGCTCAGACTTGCACGCAATTATGGTTACAATATCAATATAATTCTTAAAGATTACCAACAATTCACTGATTTAGGCGAAGATTTTGGACATGGACTTACACAAAAAGAAGTTGAGTTCCTTATACAAAATGAATGGGCAGAAACTTGCGAAGATATATTATGGCGCCGAACAAAATTAGGATTAATTTATAACAATGTTCAAATTAAGCATCTTGATGAATGGTTAAAAGCACACAAAATCATTTAG
- the glpK gene encoding glycerol kinase GlpK: MSEYYISIDQGTTSTRAILYSPQGILLAQASVSIESSFPENGWVEQNPEAIIQSVETVLKQVLVNANKPAHAVRGIGISNQRETTFVWDKTTGKAVYPAIIWQDKRTADLCAQLKQSGIESTLQEKTGLLLDPYFSATKLTWILDNVPNARAMAQANKLAFGTVDCFLLWHLTDGKIHATDITNASRTLLFNIKTKQWDSELLKFFNIPENMLPEVHDCCYAFGNISRRILGVELPIVSMVGDQQSASIGQGCIAENQAKSTYGTGCFMLLNTGETCVYSKNKLLTTIAYQVSGKTTYALEGSVFVAGSLIKWLKNSLKFFEVESQIDGLIASAHDHNDIIFVPAFCGLGAPFWDPYARGAMFGLTQDTSIGHIIKAAIEGICFQTKDLIESLNRDTGTQLQNIKVDGGMVANHWFLQSMANILNIDVLKARNQEATAFGAFLLAGVSTGLFSSLSEAAKLPTVESTFKPNASCRDESHQKYQRWLTQIEKIKVIL, encoded by the coding sequence ATGTCAGAATACTATATATCAATTGATCAAGGAACAACCAGTACACGTGCCATACTGTATTCTCCACAAGGCATTTTATTAGCGCAAGCAAGTGTATCTATTGAGTCCTCTTTTCCAGAAAATGGTTGGGTAGAACAAAATCCTGAAGCCATCATACAAAGTGTTGAAACAGTATTAAAACAGGTATTGGTAAATGCAAATAAACCTGCTCATGCTGTGAGAGGCATTGGTATTAGTAATCAACGTGAAACAACCTTTGTTTGGGATAAAACGACTGGTAAAGCAGTCTATCCAGCAATTATTTGGCAAGACAAAAGAACAGCCGATCTTTGTGCACAATTAAAACAGTCAGGTATTGAGTCAACATTACAAGAAAAGACAGGTCTATTACTCGATCCTTATTTTTCTGCTACTAAATTAACTTGGATCCTAGATAATGTTCCCAATGCGCGTGCCATGGCGCAAGCCAATAAATTAGCATTTGGGACTGTGGATTGCTTTTTACTTTGGCATTTAACCGATGGAAAAATACACGCCACAGATATTACCAATGCATCACGTACTTTATTATTTAATATTAAAACTAAACAATGGGATAGTGAGTTATTAAAATTCTTTAATATACCTGAAAATATGCTTCCTGAGGTACATGATTGTTGTTATGCCTTTGGTAATATATCAAGGAGAATTTTGGGTGTGGAGCTGCCTATTGTTTCTATGGTAGGTGATCAACAATCTGCGAGTATTGGTCAAGGCTGTATTGCGGAAAATCAAGCAAAATCTACTTATGGCACAGGTTGTTTTATGTTACTCAATACGGGTGAAACTTGTGTTTATTCAAAAAATAAGCTTTTAACAACCATTGCTTATCAAGTGTCTGGTAAAACAACCTATGCTTTAGAAGGCAGTGTATTTGTTGCAGGTTCTTTGATTAAATGGTTAAAAAATTCACTAAAATTTTTCGAGGTGGAGTCTCAGATTGATGGGCTGATTGCAAGTGCTCATGATCACAATGATATTATTTTTGTTCCTGCTTTTTGTGGTTTGGGTGCGCCTTTTTGGGATCCTTATGCAAGAGGTGCAATGTTTGGTCTGACTCAAGATACTTCAATCGGGCATATTATAAAGGCTGCTATAGAAGGGATTTGTTTTCAAACTAAAGATCTGATTGAATCTTTAAATCGTGATACAGGAACTCAATTACAAAACATTAAAGTAGATGGGGGTATGGTCGCGAATCATTGGTTTTTACAATCCATGGCAAATATACTCAATATCGATGTATTAAAAGCACGTAATCAAGAGGCAACAGCCTTTGGTGCATTTTTGCTCGCAGGGGTAAGCACAGGATTATTTTCATCATTGTCTGAGGCTGCAAAATTACCAACAGTAGAAAGTACTTTTAAGCCAAACGCCTCTTGTCGTGATGAATCCCATCAAAAATACCAACGTTGGTTGACGCAGATTGAAAAAATTAAGGTTATATTATGA
- a CDS encoding efflux RND transporter periplasmic adaptor subunit, whose protein sequence is MKAGMYQYSKILISLIAFCLPSIGASQNMAHHTLHKVESKSFKKTVQLDGKVMPYIMQELKMPIETTLVEMNYHYGDRIESNALLMRLDAPELKDHIREAKMDLLRLEEELGTVIDWEQNSETVRLKDNYVQAKEQYVSLKAHYRKSKVLWQKGIIAKDELENERKALLQSKRTYLHYRQAYDEYVKNKEKSKKIMKLKLAKQRNQLKALRKQRNQLRVYSPFEAILLPPAKEQNNPYDIGILSPGKTFQAGEIIVTFAQIQPFVVVVRADELDVVGLQKDSSASFYFPNYPQDIFKGKIIEIKPQISNERYTQAGFMISILVDKPEIKNTFQFGTSVVASFEKNIPVQGWVIPRSAVYYDETMPFCKVNSDKGEKKALIKIAKTTSDSVEVISGLEADQYVYLNH, encoded by the coding sequence TTGAAAGCTGGCATGTATCAATACAGTAAAATTTTAATAAGCCTTATTGCATTTTGCTTGCCTAGTATTGGCGCAAGTCAAAATATGGCTCATCACACTTTGCATAAAGTAGAATCAAAAAGCTTTAAGAAAACAGTTCAGCTGGATGGTAAAGTGATGCCCTATATTATGCAAGAACTTAAAATGCCTATCGAAACAACGCTTGTGGAGATGAACTATCATTATGGTGATAGAATTGAATCTAATGCATTGTTGATGCGTTTAGATGCGCCTGAGCTTAAAGATCATATTCGAGAAGCAAAAATGGATTTGTTGAGATTAGAAGAAGAGCTTGGTACTGTGATTGACTGGGAACAAAATAGCGAGACAGTGAGGCTTAAAGATAATTATGTACAAGCAAAAGAGCAATATGTATCTCTGAAAGCACATTATAGGAAATCAAAAGTACTTTGGCAAAAAGGTATTATTGCCAAAGATGAGCTGGAAAATGAGCGAAAAGCACTACTTCAATCTAAAAGAACCTATCTGCATTATAGACAAGCTTATGATGAGTATGTGAAAAATAAAGAAAAATCAAAAAAGATAATGAAGCTAAAATTGGCTAAACAGCGAAACCAATTGAAAGCATTGCGAAAGCAACGCAACCAATTACGCGTTTACAGTCCTTTTGAAGCAATTTTATTACCCCCCGCCAAAGAGCAAAACAATCCCTATGATATAGGTATTTTATCACCTGGAAAAACATTTCAAGCGGGCGAGATTATTGTAACTTTTGCTCAAATACAACCATTTGTTGTTGTCGTGCGAGCAGATGAACTTGATGTCGTGGGTTTGCAGAAAGACAGTTCAGCAAGCTTCTATTTTCCTAATTATCCACAGGATATTTTTAAGGGAAAAATTATTGAAATCAAACCACAGATCAGTAATGAACGATATACTCAAGCTGGATTTATGATTTCTATATTGGTAGATAAACCAGAGATAAAAAATACATTTCAGTTTGGAACGAGTGTAGTGGCTTCATTTGAAAAAAATATCCCCGTTCAAGGTTGGGTGATACCTAGATCTGCTGTTTACTATGATGAAACAATGCCTTTTTGTAAAGTGAACTCTGATAAGGGTGAGAAGAAAGCTTTGATTAAGATTGCTAAGACAACAAGTGATTCCGTAGAAGTCATTAGTGGATTAGAAGCAGATCAATATGTCTACCTCAATCATTAA
- a CDS encoding ABC transporter permease codes for MNLFWLTELLLLLKYYKLRFALALFVISLGIMSFTMFVILQSSVKAHLEQVFSQVSQSNFVAHLAPKSAAERKNIQRYLSYPEVNEALSLITEIAENKTHAATQILPFQIIYEKALRFQEVLEADLVLIYPQLLHFLNVSTKEGHFFSQNEHQEKVIVIGSNIAKDYACRGFNPIGEKISIRGSYYEIVGVLENAVNNPLVDFDLNQSILIDYSFLPVLGSSPYQSFFVSGHGALNETQKHFKQYLNDKFQLTSVFIKDANLYMHAMLSQITLTLNILKWIAVMNVSLGILVLVNILVLLIEERVPEMGIRLCVGALKQDLLWMFVRESMSFCFISGVIGLILGVPASYFIVNKLNLLYEISLFDMLWILPASVLCGLVAGIIPALFVARKNPAMLL; via the coding sequence ATGAATTTATTTTGGTTAACTGAGCTTCTCTTATTATTGAAATACTATAAACTTCGATTTGCATTAGCACTGTTTGTGATCAGTCTTGGTATTATGTCTTTTACGATGTTTGTTATTTTGCAGTCTTCTGTTAAGGCGCATTTAGAACAAGTATTTTCACAGGTGTCTCAGTCTAATTTTGTAGCTCATCTTGCGCCTAAAAGCGCGGCAGAGCGCAAAAATATTCAGCGATATCTCTCTTATCCAGAGGTGAATGAAGCGTTGTCGCTTATAACAGAAATAGCAGAGAATAAGACACATGCAGCCACGCAGATTTTGCCGTTTCAAATAATATATGAAAAAGCATTGCGTTTTCAGGAGGTGTTAGAAGCAGATCTTGTGTTGATTTATCCACAATTATTACATTTTTTAAATGTCTCAACCAAAGAAGGGCATTTTTTTTCTCAGAATGAACATCAAGAAAAAGTGATTGTGATTGGCTCAAATATTGCCAAAGATTATGCATGCAGAGGTTTTAATCCAATAGGTGAAAAAATATCTATTCGAGGTAGTTATTATGAGATTGTTGGTGTTTTAGAAAATGCGGTAAATAATCCTTTGGTTGATTTTGATTTGAATCAATCAATATTGATTGATTATTCATTCTTGCCTGTCTTGGGCAGCAGTCCCTATCAGTCTTTTTTTGTGAGTGGTCATGGGGCTTTAAACGAGACTCAAAAACATTTTAAACAATATCTCAATGACAAGTTTCAGCTCACGAGTGTCTTTATTAAAGATGCCAATTTGTATATGCATGCCATGTTATCACAAATTACGTTGACGCTTAATATTTTGAAGTGGATTGCTGTTATGAATGTATCATTAGGCATTCTGGTTCTAGTGAATATTTTAGTGCTTTTAATTGAAGAGCGTGTGCCCGAAATGGGGATTCGGTTGTGCGTGGGGGCGCTTAAACAAGATTTGCTATGGATGTTTGTACGAGAGTCCATGAGCTTTTGCTTCATTAGTGGTGTTATTGGTCTTATATTGGGTGTACCTGCATCCTACTTTATTGTGAATAAGCTAAACCTATTATATGAGATTAGTTTATTTGATATGCTATGGATATTACCAGCCTCAGTGTTATGTGGGCTTGTTGCCGGTATTATTCCAGCCTTGTTTGTGGCGCGAAAAAATCCGGCAATGTTATTATAG
- a CDS encoding ABC transporter ATP-binding protein translates to MSTSIIKLQNIYKSYPPHHGLVFSDLSLEIAQGDTLAIMGASGRGKTTLLNLMGLLDTDYQGCYYLFGKNINNFSEKETANFRNQYFGFIFQNFLFVNHLTVLDNIALPLFYQKVALKLARQRAAALLERFELSELSERYPTTLSGGQKQRVTIMRAMIHHPKLLFLDEPTSALDETSQNKFLELLFEYKKESGCGLVLVTHNSTIAQLCQHQIVI, encoded by the coding sequence ATGTCTACCTCAATCATTAAGCTTCAAAATATTTACAAAAGCTACCCGCCCCATCATGGGTTGGTATTCTCTGATTTGTCTTTAGAGATAGCGCAAGGTGATACACTTGCTATTATGGGGGCATCTGGGCGTGGTAAAACCACTTTGTTGAATTTGATGGGGCTATTAGATACTGATTACCAAGGTTGTTATTATTTGTTTGGTAAAAATATAAATAATTTTTCAGAAAAAGAAACAGCGAATTTTCGTAATCAATATTTTGGATTTATTTTTCAAAATTTTTTATTTGTGAACCATTTGACAGTTCTTGATAATATTGCATTGCCACTTTTTTATCAGAAAGTAGCGCTTAAACTTGCGCGCCAGCGCGCTGCTGCACTATTAGAGAGATTTGAATTATCAGAGTTATCAGAGAGATACCCCACCACATTATCGGGCGGACAGAAGCAACGTGTTACGATTATGCGCGCTATGATTCATCATCCCAAGTTACTTTTTTTAGATGAACCGACTTCTGCTTTAGATGAAACATCGCAAAATAAATTTTTAGAGTTATTATTTGAATACAAAAAAGAAAGTGGATGCGGGCTTGTATTGGTTACGCATAACTCAACGATAGCACAACTTTGTCAACATCAAATAGTGATTTAA
- a CDS encoding TolC family protein has product MLYFVVGLLFCVFSSVTVAESLSLEDAIALALIHNPNIQTHCLDKNLALSEIDYQKSLFLAKPSIEMSGVVQEERTELNQKNKLIKAYPSVELKTTMGTSFKAYVEQNSHIQNQTKHHDHAVTLIVKQPLSKGFKKSINQWPIQNAQLQYDLEKMYFRKMIEEVVADLIVQFMVYQQTVWTEDLQKQFLQQTEKFYNQMRDKFAQGRVAENDLIAPQLQIKQAKQSYLLAQLESKRMRQQLFEIIGIEDLGQAIDMNFILKLNGDDMHYSFEEVLQSDVMMNGLSVNAKRLQSELLVTKDAQRFDLNMQADMHLGRSHYHYFENLIEYGYYHSLHRHNKGYAASLNLSIPLGEKHLYYQQLLVKNTAIEKNKIESYQRQKNLRNQYDNLIQDIDLKKQQQQLIEEELTLSDLEYESSLEKYSIGRIPIIEVTRAKERHHLASINLAKAQLSLLSSQIKFQQLAGKLLESWHVSIQ; this is encoded by the coding sequence GTGTTGTATTTTGTTGTTGGCCTTTTATTTTGTGTTTTCAGTAGCGTCACTGTTGCCGAATCGCTTTCCTTAGAAGATGCCATTGCGCTTGCCTTAATTCACAATCCAAATATTCAAACACATTGTTTAGATAAAAATCTTGCTTTAAGTGAAATTGACTATCAGAAATCTCTTTTTTTAGCTAAACCCAGTATTGAAATGAGTGGGGTTGTGCAAGAGGAGCGGACAGAATTAAATCAAAAAAACAAGCTGATAAAAGCGTATCCCAGTGTCGAACTCAAAACAACGATGGGTACAAGCTTTAAAGCTTATGTAGAGCAAAATAGTCATATTCAAAATCAGACAAAACATCATGATCATGCGGTAACACTGATTGTAAAGCAACCGCTTTCCAAAGGATTTAAGAAATCAATTAATCAGTGGCCGATTCAAAATGCTCAATTACAATACGATCTTGAAAAAATGTATTTTAGAAAAATGATTGAAGAGGTTGTAGCAGATTTGATCGTTCAATTTATGGTCTACCAGCAAACAGTGTGGACGGAAGATTTGCAAAAGCAGTTTCTCCAGCAAACGGAGAAATTTTATAATCAGATGCGTGATAAATTTGCTCAAGGCAGAGTCGCCGAAAATGATCTCATCGCGCCACAATTACAGATAAAACAAGCCAAACAATCTTATTTATTAGCACAGCTTGAAAGTAAAAGAATGCGACAACAACTTTTTGAGATTATTGGCATTGAAGATTTGGGTCAAGCGATTGATATGAATTTTATTCTTAAGCTTAATGGCGATGATATGCATTATAGCTTTGAAGAGGTGTTACAGAGTGATGTAATGATGAATGGATTGTCAGTCAATGCTAAAAGATTACAATCAGAGTTGTTAGTGACCAAAGACGCTCAAAGATTTGATCTTAATATGCAGGCAGATATGCATTTAGGAAGAAGCCATTACCACTATTTTGAAAATTTAATTGAATATGGATATTATCATTCATTGCACAGGCATAATAAAGGTTATGCCGCCTCTTTAAATTTATCAATCCCTTTAGGGGAGAAGCATTTATATTATCAACAATTACTTGTCAAAAATACTGCCATTGAAAAAAACAAAATTGAAAGTTATCAGCGTCAAAAAAATCTACGAAACCAGTATGATAATTTGATTCAAGATATTGATTTGAAAAAGCAGCAACAACAGTTGATTGAAGAGGAATTAACTCTTAGCGATCTAGAATATGAAAGTTCTCTTGAAAAATATTCTATCGGGCGTATCCCTATTATTGAAGTAACGCGTGCCAAAGAGCGCCATCATCTTGCTTCTATAAACTTAGCGAAAGCACAATTATCTTTGTTGTCATCACAGATTAAATTTCAACAATTGGCAGGTAAATTACTTGAAAGCTGGCATGTATCAATACAGTAA
- a CDS encoding HDOD domain-containing protein encodes MSDLSNTFSITPESKARFRNIYEYLDGLALSYEVIEHAETRSLEQAAQLCAIPRTELLRTVILSEEHGALMAILPCNRLLDFSVLCKTLNRDLAPAQYESLQLIFKECEANSYPPLPDYFEMDAILDKSILSLEDVYFEPGNHHTLIKMTRQDFLSLLHNAWQGDFSAPIASLTEMKENSQLAAQINQFTPKRFENRLQETIELPAVPPMADKILQLRSDPNATAMNLAVIIEKDPSLAAQLIKWAQSPYYGYSGKIISVENAIIKVLGFDLVLNLALGLALNRSMKVPLDGPLGLKAYWKFSIYAATLIENLIYEMPKAMRPIRGLAYLSGLLHNFGHLVLAELFPPQHFLLNRYLEVNPEVSINEIEKHVLGVTHTQIGTWLLQNWGMPAEVLAAVKWHHEGDYSNEHAVYANLACIAGRLLKRYNMGDATEDSLPPEILGSLSMSAEQAEAALEKLLSKKDGLDSIVNQLSA; translated from the coding sequence ATGTCGGATCTCAGTAATACTTTTTCTATTACTCCTGAAAGTAAAGCAAGGTTTCGTAATATTTACGAATATTTGGATGGCTTGGCTTTATCCTATGAAGTGATTGAGCACGCAGAAACCAGATCTTTAGAACAAGCCGCACAGCTGTGTGCTATTCCTCGCACTGAATTACTACGTACTGTCATTTTATCCGAAGAGCATGGTGCGCTCATGGCTATTTTGCCTTGTAATAGGCTATTGGATTTTTCTGTGCTGTGTAAAACACTGAACCGAGATTTAGCACCAGCGCAATATGAAAGTTTACAATTAATATTTAAAGAATGTGAAGCTAACTCTTATCCTCCTTTACCTGATTATTTTGAAATGGATGCTATCTTGGACAAATCAATTTTATCATTGGAAGATGTCTATTTTGAACCAGGCAATCATCACACATTGATTAAAATGACAAGACAAGACTTTTTGTCTTTATTGCATAATGCTTGGCAAGGTGACTTTAGTGCACCCATTGCAAGCTTGACAGAGATGAAAGAAAATAGTCAGCTTGCAGCGCAAATTAATCAATTCACACCTAAACGGTTTGAAAATAGATTACAGGAAACCATTGAGTTGCCTGCGGTACCGCCCATGGCTGATAAAATATTACAGTTAAGAAGCGATCCAAATGCAACAGCAATGAATTTAGCGGTTATTATTGAGAAAGATCCAAGCCTTGCTGCACAACTTATCAAATGGGCACAATCGCCTTATTATGGATATTCAGGCAAAATTATTTCCGTTGAAAATGCGATCATTAAAGTGCTTGGTTTTGATTTGGTGCTTAATTTAGCGCTTGGTTTAGCATTAAACCGTTCTATGAAGGTGCCTTTGGATGGGCCTTTGGGCTTAAAAGCCTATTGGAAATTCTCTATTTACGCAGCCACACTGATTGAAAACTTGATTTATGAAATGCCTAAAGCAATGCGCCCAATACGAGGGTTGGCCTATTTATCTGGGTTATTACACAATTTCGGCCATTTAGTTTTAGCGGAATTGTTTCCGCCACAACATTTTTTGCTGAATCGCTATTTAGAAGTAAATCCTGAAGTAAGCATTAATGAAATTGAAAAGCATGTTTTGGGGGTGACGCATACTCAAATCGGCACTTGGTTACTGCAGAATTGGGGCATGCCCGCTGAAGTACTGGCTGCTGTAAAGTGGCATCATGAGGGGGATTATTCCAATGAGCATGCTGTTTATGCAAATTTAGCTTGTATAGCAGGTCGATTGTTGAAACGATACAACATGGGAGATGCGACAGAGGATAGTCTGCCACCGGAAATACTGGGATCGCTTTCTATGAGTGCAGAACAAGCTGAAGCAGCTTTAGAAAAATTGTTATCTAAAAAGGATGGCTTAGATAGCATAGTCAACCAGCTTAGTGCATAG
- a CDS encoding class II glutamine amidotransferase produces MCELLGMSANVPTDICFSFSGLMKRGGATGPHKDGWGIAFYEGKGCRVFHDPFPSAQSEIAKLVKNYPIHSKNVICHIRKANRGRVCLENTHPFMRQLWGLNWCFAHNGQLKGIKKILIPTHFQPIGTTDSEHAFCWLMSQIKEQFPEPPKQETMLWLFIEKLTAQIAQLGVFNFLLSDSKSLFAHCSTKLVWIKRCSPFGRAKLVDEDIEVDFHKIQHNNDIISIIATRPLTDNEVWNVVEKGTLLVFKNGLIKYQSSSSYKDSQTNI; encoded by the coding sequence ATGTGTGAATTGCTTGGTATGAGTGCGAATGTCCCCACGGATATCTGTTTTAGTTTCAGCGGATTGATGAAAAGAGGAGGGGCGACTGGTCCTCACAAAGATGGTTGGGGTATTGCCTTTTATGAAGGTAAAGGTTGTCGTGTTTTTCATGATCCCTTCCCCAGTGCGCAATCAGAAATTGCTAAACTTGTAAAAAATTATCCTATCCATAGTAAAAATGTTATCTGCCATATTCGTAAGGCGAATCGTGGTCGTGTTTGTTTAGAAAATACACACCCCTTTATGCGACAATTATGGGGATTAAATTGGTGCTTTGCACATAATGGGCAATTAAAGGGTATCAAAAAAATACTCATTCCCACACATTTCCAACCCATTGGAACGACAGATAGCGAGCATGCTTTTTGTTGGCTAATGTCACAAATTAAAGAGCAATTCCCTGAGCCACCCAAACAAGAAACCATGTTATGGTTATTCATAGAAAAGTTAACTGCACAAATAGCACAATTAGGAGTGTTTAATTTTTTATTGTCGGATTCAAAATCTTTATTTGCACACTGTTCGACCAAACTTGTTTGGATCAAACGATGTTCACCTTTTGGCCGAGCAAAGCTGGTGGATGAAGATATTGAAGTGGATTTTCATAAAATCCAACATAACAATGACATTATTTCAATCATTGCCACACGGCCTTTAACTGATAATGAGGTATGGAATGTTGTTGAAAAAGGAACTTTGCTAGTTTTCAAAAATGGCCTCATCAAATACCAATCCTCATCCTCTTACAAGGACAGCCAGACTAATATCTAA